In Syntrophaceae bacterium, the sequence GATCCGCCTCCTTTGCCAGCGGACCCTGGTGATGCGCTATGGGCGGGTCGTCGAATCGGGGCTGACGGACCAGATCTTCGAGGATCCGCAGCACGGGTACACGCAGCTGCTTGTCAGCTCCCAGCTTTAGGCGGTGCAAGGATGCTTGAAGTCGACAATCTGTCCAAGACGTTTACCGTCCATATCCTCGGCGGGAAAGTCATCGAGGGATTCGGCGGCGTGTCCTTCCGGCTTTCGCCGGGAGAATTTCTCGGACTGGCGGGGCGGAGCGGCTCGGGGAAGAGCTCCGTTCTCAAGTGTATCTACGGGACCTATCTGCCCACGACGGGCGCAGTCTGGTTTGCCTCCAACCGCCACGGGAAGGTCAATCTGGCCGATGGAAGCGAGCAGACGCTGCTCCGAATCCGCAACCGGGAAATGGGATACGTTTCCCAGTTTCTCCGGGTCGTCCCGCGCGTCGCTGCCGTGGACGTGGTCGCTGAGCCCCTGCTCCGGCAGGGGGAGGACTCCGATGAGGCCAGGCGCCGGGCCTCTGTGCTCCTGGAGCGGCTGGCCATCCCCGCCGGGCTGCACGACGCCTATCCGGCCACGTTCAGCGGGGGGGAGCAGCAGCGGATCAACATCGCCAGGGCTGTCATCTGGGAGCCCCGGCTTCTCCTTCTCGACGAACCCACGGCGTCGCTGGACCGGCGCTCCCGGCGGATCGTCATCGAGTTGCTGAAGGAACTCAAGCGAAAGGGAACCGCCCTGATCGGCGTTTTCCATGACCGGTCCTCCATGAAGGCCGTTGCCGATCGGGTTCTCGACCTCGGCAACGGGAACGGCTGTCCATGAAAGAACATAGAGACTTCATCATCGAAAACGCCCGCATCGTAACGCCGGAAGGAACCCTGGACGGTGCCTCCGCTTCCATCCGCCAGGGACGCCTCTACAAGATCCGCGACGGATCCATCGGCAACGGCGGGATGCGCATCGACGCGGGAGGCGGCTGGCTGTTGCCGGGTTTCATCGATATGCACAGCGACGCCCTGGAAAAGGACCTCGAACCCCGGCCCAATGCGCTCTTCCCCCTGGACATCGTCCTGTACGAGCTCGACAAGAAGCTTGCCGCCTGTGGGGTGACGACGATTTACCACTCGATCTCCTTTGCGGAGGATGAAATCGGGGTCCGGTCCAACCGCATGGCCGCCGGCATCATCTCGAAGATCCGGGACACGGCGGAACGGCTCCATGTGCGGACCCGGGTGCACGCGCGGTTCGAGATCAGCGACGGCGCCGCGATCCCGCAACTGGAGTCGCTGCTGGAGGAAGGGAAGATCCAGCTCCTGTCCATCATGGATCACTCGCCGGGACAGGGGCAGTTTCGCGAAGTCGTGTCCTTCCGGAATTACTATCAGGCCGTCTACCGGAAAACGGACGAGGAGCTCCGCGCCATCATCGATCGGAAGCGGAAGGCCCGCAGGCACATGAAGTCCAACCTTGAACGGATCATTCAGTCCTGTCGCCGGTCCGGCGTTCCGATGGCCTCCCACGACGACGACTGCCGGGAGAAAATCGAGTGGCTCTGCGAGCAGGGCATCGGGATTACGGAGTTTCCCGTCAACATGGAGGCCGTCCGCACCGCCAGCGAAAGAGGATTGTTCGTCTGTCTGGGTGCGCCCAACATCGTCCGGGGCAATTCCCAGGCACGGAACCTGAGCGCCCGGGACGCCATCGCGGCGGGCTGCGGCGACATCATCTGCTCCGACTACGCCCCCATGAGCATGCTGCACGCCGTCTTCACGCTGGACGGGCTGGGCATCCTGCCACTGCACCGGGCCGTGAACATGGCGAGCCTCTTTCCGGCAAGGGCCCTCGGGATCGAGGACGAAACGGGTTCCCTCGAGGAAGGCAAGGCGGCGGACCTGGTCATGGTCCGGAACGGAGGCGGGGTTCACCGGATCTGCAAAACATGCATCGAGGGAAGGGAGATCTTTGCGACATGGTTGAAATAGGCAGTAAAATTGACGAGGTCCGGATCGACGGGCGGCTGGACCCGCTCCGCCGGGACCTGAATGAATTTAACGGCCTGGAACTGGAGGCGGTGGAACTGCCCGTCCACGGGCTCGACGCTGTCGTTCACGGCCGCCTTCATCACCGACGGCTCGAGGAGTTGAAGACGCTTCTCTGGGATTACGGATTTGCGTACACCGTTCATGCGCCGAACCCGCTTAACCTGATGGACGACGACAACCGGACCCTACACGAAAGCGTGTTCCGGGCCAGCCTGGAGTTTGCCTCCGAGATCGGCGCAGGCGTAGTAGTCTATCATGCCGGCCGTTACGTCTCCGAGGAGCGGTTCGCCGTTCCCGGTTACCTGATGCTGTCGGAGGAGGAGCGGCGAGACCTGCTCGACCGGGAGGCCCGGGCTGTCCGCGACCTCGCCGACGAGTATCCCGCCGTCTGCATCTGTATCGAGAACGCGCGTCCCTATCTATACCATTCCCCCTATTGCTATGCCGAAAATCCCCGGGAGCTGCTGGAGCAGGTCGTCCGCATTGCCAGGCCCAACGTCCGCATCAACCTGGACGTCGGCCATCTCTACCTGGCGGCGGGGCATTACGGCTTCGATCCCGTGGAAGCGGCCGCGGAGATTCGGGAATTTGTCGCCCACGTGCACGTCCACGATAATTTCGGCCTTCCGGTCTATTACACGGAAAAGCAGCAGACCCACCTCGTCCCCTTCGGGCGAGGCGACGCCCACATGCCCGTGGGCTGGGGGGAAGTTCCCATCGGGGCGATTCTGAAGACCTTTGCCGGCTCCTACGATGGCCTGATGATCACGGAACTGCGAAGCCGCTATTTTGATTACACAAAGGAGTCCGTAGAGAATCTGAAGGCGATCCTGCGAAACCTGCAGGCATGACCGGGCCTCCGCCCGGTATCGTCGATCTGCCGAGCGGGGAAGGGCCGGGGTTCCGCCATCCTGTTCCGGTCCGCCGGCCGGGGAAGGCTGTGGGATTCATTGCCCTCCGGACGGATGAATCCCGTCGCCGTTACCCAGTCCCACCCTTTACAGGAGCCTCGCCCCCATTTCCGCCACCTGGGACCGTTCGCCCTTGAGGAGGGTGACGTGGCCGGCGATCTCCTCGTCCTTCAGGTGCTCCACAAGATAACTCAGGCCGTTGCTGCTGGAGTCGAGATAGGGGTGGTCGATCTGCTCCGGATCGCCCGTGAAGACGATCTTCGTGCCCTCGCCCACGCGGGTGATCAGCGTTTTGATCATGTGCGGGGTCAGGTTCTGCGCCTCGTCGCAGATGATGAACTGTCTGGGGATGCTCCTCCCCCGGATATAGGCCAGGGCCTCCATCTCGAGGATGCCGCGGTCCATGATGTGCTCGATGATCCGGTGCGGCTCCTGGTTGTTACTGAAGATGAACTCCAGGTTGTCATAGATGGGCTGCATCCAGGGCCTGAGCTTCTCTTCCTTGGACCCCGGGAGAAAGCCCAGGTCGTTGCCGAGCGGAATGACGGGACGGGTGATGAGCAGGCGCGAGTAGGCCTTTTGTTCCATGACTTTTTCCAGACCCACGGCAATGGCCAGAAGCGTCTTGCCCGTTCCGGCGCGGCCCACGAGGGTCGCCACCCGCACCTGATCGTTGAGCAGCAGCTCCAGAGCAAACCGCTGTTCCTTGTTGCGCGCCTTGATGCCCTGATTCGTGCTTTCCCCGTGGACCAGCGGCCTCAGCTCCCCGCGGAAAAAGCGCGACAGCGCCGACCGGGAGGGCAGGGCGCGATTTTTCATCACGAAAAACTGGTGGGGCCGGCCGGGGCCGCGGCCGTTCATTTCGAGATGTCCATCCCGGAAGAAAGCGTCTAATTCTTCAGATGTTACGTCTACATTCCCCCATCCCGTATAGAGCTCGTGGTAGTTGATCCTGTCGCTGAAGAAATCCTGGGCGGGGATGCCCAGCACGTCGGATTTGACGCGCAGGTTGAGATCCTTCGAGACCAGGAAGACCCGTCCCGGGAAGTCCCG encodes:
- a CDS encoding alpha-D-ribose 1-methylphosphonate 5-triphosphate diphosphatase codes for the protein MKEHRDFIIENARIVTPEGTLDGASASIRQGRLYKIRDGSIGNGGMRIDAGGGWLLPGFIDMHSDALEKDLEPRPNALFPLDIVLYELDKKLAACGVTTIYHSISFAEDEIGVRSNRMAAGIISKIRDTAERLHVRTRVHARFEISDGAAIPQLESLLEEGKIQLLSIMDHSPGQGQFREVVSFRNYYQAVYRKTDEELRAIIDRKRKARRHMKSNLERIIQSCRRSGVPMASHDDDCREKIEWLCEQGIGITEFPVNMEAVRTASERGLFVCLGAPNIVRGNSQARNLSARDAIAAGCGDIICSDYAPMSMLHAVFTLDGLGILPLHRAVNMASLFPARALGIEDETGSLEEGKAADLVMVRNGGGVHRICKTCIEGREIFATWLK
- a CDS encoding sugar phosphate isomerase/epimerase, which produces MVEIGSKIDEVRIDGRLDPLRRDLNEFNGLELEAVELPVHGLDAVVHGRLHHRRLEELKTLLWDYGFAYTVHAPNPLNLMDDDNRTLHESVFRASLEFASEIGAGVVVYHAGRYVSEERFAVPGYLMLSEEERRDLLDREARAVRDLADEYPAVCICIENARPYLYHSPYCYAENPRELLEQVVRIARPNVRINLDVGHLYLAAGHYGFDPVEAAAEIREFVAHVHVHDNFGLPVYYTEKQQTHLVPFGRGDAHMPVGWGEVPIGAILKTFAGSYDGLMITELRSRYFDYTKESVENLKAILRNLQA
- a CDS encoding PhoH family protein encodes the protein MVKLFVLDTNVLLHNPGAIFSFEDNDVVIPIAVIEEIDNQKRRQDEIGRNARVVSQELDKMRESGCLSAGVPLPGGGRLRIELNHQECCDEFPPGFDPRKTDNRILSLAWSLNRDFPGRVFLVSKDLNLRVKSDVLGIPAQDFFSDRINYHELYTGWGNVDVTSEELDAFFRDGHLEMNGRGPGRPHQFFVMKNRALPSRSALSRFFRGELRPLVHGESTNQGIKARNKEQRFALELLLNDQVRVATLVGRAGTGKTLLAIAVGLEKVMEQKAYSRLLITRPVIPLGNDLGFLPGSKEEKLRPWMQPIYDNLEFIFSNNQEPHRIIEHIMDRGILEMEALAYIRGRSIPRQFIICDEAQNLTPHMIKTLITRVGEGTKIVFTGDPEQIDHPYLDSSSNGLSYLVEHLKDEEIAGHVTLLKGERSQVAEMGARLL
- the phnL gene encoding phosphonate C-P lyase system protein PhnL: MLEVDNLSKTFTVHILGGKVIEGFGGVSFRLSPGEFLGLAGRSGSGKSSVLKCIYGTYLPTTGAVWFASNRHGKVNLADGSEQTLLRIRNREMGYVSQFLRVVPRVAAVDVVAEPLLRQGEDSDEARRRASVLLERLAIPAGLHDAYPATFSGGEQQRINIARAVIWEPRLLLLDEPTASLDRRSRRIVIELLKELKRKGTALIGVFHDRSSMKAVADRVLDLGNGNGCP